In a single window of the Olivibacter sp. SDN3 genome:
- a CDS encoding nucleotidyltransferase → MISLSDKKTQIDDILDKMAENLQLGDSRYDRMKQHYEAVKNWIEKDEKFFKPFAYEVYPHGSVRILTTVKPIGKDEFDLDIALHLKTSHISHTPQKIYIELKRRLMEHEKYKEILEAKNRCLRLKYHGDFHMDILPGIQEFDWDDDRLCIPDRSLGLWVSSNPRGYAKWFLDKANSVKTSLLEKALQAENIPADNFRYKKPLQRAVQLIKRYRDVYFQKDATYKTSSIILTTIAGQYYDGEDSIFDTVEGIVNRMSENIQYLPDRIKILNPVNQQEDFTDKWDKEPAFYEAFKNFLHHLYNEWQELKKEHGVLQEGQILKGLFGSDLFINAQRSQVEQLEDFRRQKAIGISRGSGNIVQVGTSSSTLIKNNTFYGY, encoded by the coding sequence ATGATTAGTTTGAGTGACAAAAAAACACAAATTGATGACATTCTTGATAAGATGGCAGAAAATTTGCAACTTGGAGACTCCAGGTATGACCGAATGAAACAGCATTATGAAGCTGTAAAGAACTGGATTGAGAAAGATGAAAAATTTTTCAAGCCATTTGCTTATGAAGTTTATCCTCACGGATCAGTACGCATCTTAACAACCGTAAAGCCTATTGGCAAAGATGAGTTCGACCTGGATATTGCCTTGCATCTTAAGACCTCTCATATTTCACACACGCCTCAAAAAATCTACATAGAACTAAAACGCAGGCTAATGGAGCATGAGAAATACAAAGAAATACTGGAGGCTAAAAACAGGTGCTTACGGTTAAAGTATCATGGAGACTTCCACATGGACATATTGCCTGGTATCCAAGAATTTGATTGGGATGACGATAGGCTCTGCATCCCAGATCGATCTTTAGGACTTTGGGTTAGCAGTAACCCCCGTGGATATGCGAAATGGTTTTTGGATAAGGCCAATTCTGTTAAGACTAGTTTACTGGAAAAAGCTCTTCAAGCAGAGAACATACCAGCAGATAATTTTCGATACAAAAAGCCGTTACAGCGTGCTGTCCAGCTAATAAAGAGGTACAGAGATGTATATTTCCAAAAGGATGCGACGTATAAAACCTCCAGCATCATTTTAACAACAATTGCAGGACAATACTATGACGGGGAGGATAGTATTTTTGATACTGTCGAAGGCATAGTTAATCGTATGTCAGAAAACATTCAATACTTGCCTGATCGTATAAAAATACTAAACCCGGTAAATCAACAGGAAGACTTTACTGATAAATGGGATAAAGAGCCGGCCTTTTATGAAGCATTTAAAAACTTCCTACATCATTTATACAATGAGTGGCAAGAATTGAAAAAGGAGCATGGAGTCCTTCAGGAAGGGCAAATATTGAAAGGTTTGTTTGGTAGCGACCTCTTTATAAATGCTCAACGAAGTCAAGTTGAGCAACTGGAAGATTTCAGAAGGCAGAAGGCTATTGGAATCAGTCGAGGTTCAGGCAATATAGTTCAAGTGGGAACATCATCAAGCACACTTATCAAAAATAACACTTTTTATGGTTACTAA
- a CDS encoding DUF488 family protein — translation MNKYNIVHIEENSISYISDVDYLKQLKVADQKVIKDIKRIYGKKTNEELMRTTYISHPYYAINSLVAKRLLTEEQYNKVVKSRPTDNTTVLFTIGYEGLSLEEYINKLIKNNIKLLCDVRNNAASMKFGFSKSQLKNGCESVGIEYTHFPEVGIKSEFRQELNSQKDYDELFDEYKKSVIKETLSSQKKIFTLLQKYHRIALTCFEANICQCHRKPLAEAITHLEEWDYELKHI, via the coding sequence TTGAATAAGTACAATATTGTGCATATTGAAGAAAATTCAATTAGTTATATATCAGACGTCGATTACTTAAAACAACTTAAAGTCGCCGACCAAAAAGTTATTAAGGACATCAAGAGAATATATGGCAAAAAAACAAATGAGGAGTTGATGAGAACTACCTATATCTCCCATCCATATTACGCCATAAATAGTTTGGTCGCTAAAAGGTTATTGACAGAAGAACAATATAACAAGGTGGTAAAATCAAGGCCAACTGATAATACCACGGTTTTATTTACAATCGGTTATGAGGGACTGTCTTTGGAAGAATACATCAACAAATTGATTAAAAATAACATTAAACTGCTGTGTGATGTGAGGAATAATGCTGCCAGCATGAAGTTTGGTTTTTCCAAATCTCAACTAAAAAATGGGTGTGAATCGGTAGGAATCGAGTATACACACTTTCCTGAAGTGGGTATCAAATCAGAGTTCAGACAAGAGCTTAACTCTCAAAAGGATTATGATGAGCTTTTTGATGAATACAAAAAATCCGTTATTAAGGAAACCCTTTCAAGTCAAAAAAAAATTTTCACATTATTGCAAAAATATCACAGAATTGCGCTAACTTGCTTTGAAGCTAACATTTGCCAATGTCATCGTAAACCTTTGGCTGAAGCTATCACCCACCTCGAGGAGTGGGATTATGAACTTAAGCATATTTAA
- a CDS encoding reverse transcriptase/maturase family protein, producing the protein MRNPESVLNSLSKHSRISGYKFERLYRILFNVEMYYTAYQKIYAKAGNMTKGSNDTTIDGMSLQRIEKLIDTIRDETYQPNPSRRVYIAKKNGQKRPLGIPSFDDKLVQEVIRMILEAIFEKQFEYSSHGFRPQRSCHTALVQVKKTFSGAAWFIEGDIKGFFDNINHEVLLNILRERITDDRFIRLIRKFLNAGYIEDWVYHRTYSGTPQGGIISPILANIYLDKLDKYMKDYATRFDKGKRRQITKIAKNNVYRKSYLLGKLKLEKDENERVLLKKEIRMLEIKRLSIERCNEMDANYRRLKYVRYADDFIIGVIGSKDECKLIKEDIKNFLNEKLKLSLSDEKTLITHSKKPAIFLGYEITVQRSDLRMRDKNGFLKKAHNKRVMLRVSRSTILKKLLYYRRVQVKYHNGKEVWKPLHRGSLINNDDLEILTRYNSEVRGFYNYYSLVNNLKQINHFGYIMEYSLYRTFAAKYKSSVHKILNKYMHDKDFTVFYKNKKGKTLKRVFYNKGFKRNTEAIKDNKVDNHPDVYFTRSITSLIDRLKAEKCELCEANGQLEMHHIRKMKDVEGKQPWELVMMARRRKTLAVCHDCHRKIHNGE; encoded by the coding sequence ATGAGAAATCCAGAATCTGTATTAAACAGTCTATCGAAGCATAGTAGAATTTCAGGTTACAAATTTGAAAGGCTCTATCGCATTCTTTTCAATGTGGAAATGTACTACACTGCTTACCAAAAGATCTATGCTAAAGCAGGAAACATGACCAAAGGCTCAAATGATACCACAATTGACGGTATGAGCTTACAACGGATTGAAAAGCTAATTGATACTATCAGAGATGAAACGTATCAGCCCAATCCATCACGAAGGGTTTATATAGCCAAGAAAAATGGTCAGAAACGCCCTTTAGGTATTCCGTCTTTTGACGATAAATTGGTGCAGGAGGTTATTCGGATGATACTTGAAGCCATATTCGAGAAGCAGTTTGAATATAGCTCTCACGGTTTCAGACCTCAGAGGAGTTGCCATACTGCACTGGTACAGGTCAAAAAGACTTTTAGCGGCGCAGCATGGTTCATTGAAGGGGACATTAAAGGTTTCTTCGATAATATCAATCATGAGGTACTGCTGAACATCTTACGGGAACGGATAACAGATGACAGGTTCATCAGACTTATACGGAAGTTCCTTAATGCGGGATACATTGAAGATTGGGTCTATCACAGAACTTACAGTGGAACTCCACAAGGTGGTATTATAAGCCCCATACTGGCAAATATCTACCTTGATAAACTGGATAAGTACATGAAAGATTATGCTACAAGGTTCGACAAGGGAAAGAGGCGACAAATTACAAAGATTGCCAAGAATAATGTATACCGAAAATCCTATCTGCTCGGGAAATTGAAACTTGAAAAAGATGAAAATGAGAGAGTGCTCCTGAAAAAGGAGATTAGAATGCTTGAGATAAAAAGACTTTCTATCGAACGCTGCAACGAAATGGATGCAAACTACAGGCGATTGAAATATGTGAGGTACGCAGATGACTTTATAATAGGTGTCATCGGTTCAAAAGACGAATGCAAGCTCATTAAAGAGGATATTAAAAACTTCTTAAATGAAAAATTAAAGCTGTCTCTTTCAGACGAAAAGACACTGATTACCCATTCAAAGAAACCTGCAATATTCCTCGGTTATGAAATCACTGTCCAAAGGTCTGACTTGCGCATGAGAGACAAGAATGGCTTTTTAAAGAAAGCCCACAACAAACGAGTTATGCTAAGGGTGTCCCGTTCAACCATACTGAAAAAATTACTCTACTACCGTCGGGTACAGGTAAAATATCACAATGGTAAAGAAGTCTGGAAACCATTGCATAGAGGTTCACTTATAAATAACGATGACCTCGAAATCTTAACAAGATACAACTCTGAAGTACGGGGCTTTTACAATTACTATTCATTAGTGAACAATCTCAAACAGATTAATCACTTTGGTTATATCATGGAATACAGCCTGTACCGAACCTTTGCGGCCAAGTACAAGTCATCTGTACATAAAATCCTCAACAAATACATGCATGACAAGGACTTTACTGTATTCTATAAAAACAAAAAGGGCAAAACTCTCAAACGTGTATTCTATAACAAAGGTTTCAAAAGAAACACCGAAGCTATTAAAGACAACAAGGTGGATAACCACCCAGATGTATACTTCACAAGGTCTATTACAAGCTTGATTGACAGATTGAAAGCAGAGAAATGCGAGTTATGTGAGGCAAATGGACAATTGGAAATGCACCACATCAGGAAAATGAAAGATGTCGAGGGCAAGCAACCTTGGGAGTTGGTCATGATGGCAAGAAGAAGGAAAACACTGGCGGTCTGTCACGATTGCCATAGAAAAATCCACAACGGTGAATAG
- a CDS encoding DUF932 domain-containing protein, whose product MGHNINYNGTTGEHSFFSVKEIPWHSLGTILQDYPTSEEAIKCAGLNYEVAKSPNMQVFPSGKERFSENSFFTYRTDNEEVLGEHVGKDYEVVQNAFAFEFFDSIVGAKNGILYETAGALGKGERIFITAKLPDFIRVGRDDLIDQYVFLTTAHDGTNSITAAFTPIRIVCNNSLNAALRTTERIVKIRHTVSAHEKLKKAHKLLGISRTVSCELQEIFNHWSKVRITDTNLKRLIQLALAPSKEALDKILGEKEEELSTQFNKKIDAVLAYAFNNPSQVDPTTNGTLYGCYNAVTDAPVLDVQ is encoded by the coding sequence ATGGGACACAACATCAATTATAATGGCACTACAGGAGAACATTCTTTTTTCAGTGTGAAGGAAATCCCTTGGCATAGTCTAGGTACAATATTGCAGGATTATCCTACAAGCGAGGAAGCCATAAAATGTGCGGGGCTTAACTATGAAGTTGCGAAATCACCCAACATGCAGGTTTTCCCGAGCGGAAAAGAACGGTTTTCAGAAAATAGTTTTTTTACCTATAGAACCGACAATGAGGAAGTTTTGGGCGAGCATGTGGGGAAAGATTATGAAGTGGTACAGAACGCTTTTGCATTCGAGTTTTTTGATAGCATTGTCGGGGCAAAGAATGGGATTCTGTATGAAACGGCCGGGGCTTTGGGAAAGGGGGAGCGTATATTTATCACAGCTAAGTTGCCTGACTTTATCAGGGTCGGCCGTGATGATCTTATCGATCAATATGTTTTCCTTACCACTGCGCATGACGGGACAAACAGTATTACAGCTGCATTTACACCGATCAGGATCGTTTGCAACAACAGCCTTAATGCAGCCCTTCGGACGACAGAAAGGATTGTTAAGATACGGCATACAGTCAGTGCACACGAGAAGCTGAAAAAGGCACATAAGCTGTTAGGGATAAGCCGTACGGTTAGTTGTGAACTTCAGGAGATTTTCAACCACTGGTCAAAAGTCCGTATTACAGACACCAATCTCAAACGCTTGATACAATTGGCCTTAGCTCCCAGTAAAGAGGCATTGGACAAGATATTGGGCGAGAAAGAAGAAGAACTATCGACCCAGTTCAATAAAAAAATTGATGCTGTTTTAGCCTATGCTTTTAATAACCCTTCTCAGGTTGACCCAACAACAAACGGGACGCTGTATGGCTGTTATAATGCGGTCACGGATGCGCCCGTACTGGATGTGCAATAA